Proteins encoded together in one Bos indicus isolate NIAB-ARS_2022 breed Sahiwal x Tharparkar chromosome 3, NIAB-ARS_B.indTharparkar_mat_pri_1.0, whole genome shotgun sequence window:
- the LOC109556969 gene encoding olfactory receptor 10J3-like, with amino-acid sequence MPKPNSTSVAEFLFEGFSSFGWQHRLGFFVVFLTLYLLTLSGNAVILTIIRLDHHLHTPMYFFLSMLSISETCYTVAIIPCMLSGLLSPHQTISLQGCATQLFFYLTFGINNCFLLTAMGYDRYMAICNPLRYSVIMGKEACIQLATGSLGIGLSMAIVQVTSVFGLPFCDAFVISHFFCDVRPLLKLACTDTTVNEIINVFVSICVLVVPMGLVFISYVLIISTILKIASAEGRKKAFATCASHLIVVIIHYGCASIIYLKPKSQSSLGQDRLISVTYTVITPLLNPVVYSLRNQDVKDALCRAVGRKPLSS; translated from the coding sequence ATGCCAAAGCCAAACTCCACTTCTGTGGCTGAGTTCCTTTTTGAAGGTTTCTCCAGCTTTGGGTGGCAGCACAGGCTTGGTTTCTTTGTTGTCTTTCTAACTTTGTACCTGCTGACTCTCTCTGGCAATGCCGTTATTTTGACTATTATTCGCCTGGACCATCATCTTCATActcccatgtactttttcctaaGCATGCTGTCCATCTCTGAGACCTGCTATACTGTGGCCATCATTCCCTGTATGCTTTCTGGCCTCCTGAGTCCTCATCAGACCATTTCTCTCCAAGGCTGTGCCACTCAGCTCTTTTTCTATCTAACCTTTGGTATCAATAACTGCTTCTTGCTCACAGCCATGGGATATGATCGCTACATGGCCATCTGCAACCCTCTACGGTATTCAGTCATCATGGGTAAAGAGGCCTGTATCCAGTTGGCAACTGGGTCCCTGGGAATTGGCCTGAGTATGGCCATTGTCCAGGTAACGTCTGTGTTTGGCCTGCCCTTCTGTGATGCCTTTGTCATCTCTCACTTCTTTTGTGACGTGAGACCCCTGCTGAAGCTGGCCTGCACAGATACCACTGTCAATGAGATCATCAACGTTTTTGTCAGTATTTGTGTCCTTGTTGTACCCATGGGACTGGTCTTCATCTCTTACGTCCTCATCATCTCCACCATCCTCAAGATTGCTTCAGCTGAGGGTCGGAAGAAGGCCTTTGCCACCTGCGCCTCCCACCTCATCGTGGTCATCATCCACTATGGCTGTGCCTCTATCATTTACCTGAAGCCTAAGTCCCAGAGTTCCCTGGGGCAGGACAGACTCATCTCAGTGACCTACACAGTGATCACCCCTCTGCTAAACCCTGTCGTGTACAGTCTGAGGAACCAGGATGTCAAAGATGCTTTGTGCAGAGCCGTGGGGCGAAAGCCCCTCTCCTCTTAG